Proteins from a genomic interval of Pseudodesulfovibrio nedwellii:
- a CDS encoding DMT family transporter, translating into MKWMYVIFALLAGAMMPVQAGINLRLKGSLGDPVWAATASFAIGTLVLIAYAFATKAPVPSLGMATSAPLWAWTGGALGAFFVFAIIILAGKLGAATMMAWLLAGQFIAALILDHYGLISFNVHTISWQRIAGVFLLIIGATLINRY; encoded by the coding sequence ATGAAATGGATGTATGTCATATTCGCCCTGCTGGCCGGAGCCATGATGCCGGTACAGGCAGGTATCAATTTACGACTGAAAGGATCACTGGGAGACCCCGTCTGGGCTGCCACGGCCTCATTCGCCATCGGCACATTGGTCCTGATCGCCTACGCATTCGCCACCAAAGCACCTGTTCCATCTCTGGGCATGGCAACATCTGCCCCGCTGTGGGCGTGGACAGGCGGCGCACTTGGCGCGTTCTTTGTCTTCGCCATCATCATTCTGGCGGGGAAACTTGGCGCGGCGACCATGATGGCATGGCTTCTGGCCGGACAATTCATAGCCGCCTTGATCCTTGACCACTACGGATTAATAAGCTTTAACGTACACACCATTTCCTGGCAGAGAATAGCCG
- a CDS encoding TraR/DksA family transcriptional regulator, whose translation MTKTQIKEIRMHLVQGLNTMTEPDVDEALVVENCPDDTDFASQLAQHGLNVSIHRRRVTRIREMEDALRRLAETDYGVCEECGEEIGVARLKANPAARLCVLCQSAAEEGLTRCA comes from the coding sequence ATGACCAAGACACAGATCAAGGAAATTCGTATGCACCTCGTACAGGGGTTGAACACCATGACAGAGCCTGACGTTGATGAAGCTCTGGTCGTGGAAAATTGTCCGGACGATACCGATTTTGCATCTCAACTGGCTCAGCATGGGCTGAATGTATCAATACATCGACGTCGTGTGACACGAATTCGGGAGATGGAAGACGCACTTCGGCGGTTGGCAGAAACCGATTACGGCGTGTGCGAGGAATGCGGCGAAGAGATTGGCGTAGCCCGACTCAAGGCCAATCCTGCGGCTCGGTTGTGTGTCCTTTGTCAGTCTGCGGCGGAAGAAGGGCTTACACGTTGTGCTTAA
- a CDS encoding glycosyltransferase: protein MAGFKFSVDMHVHSKFSTRPSQWILQKIGCPESFTEPLDLYNIARARGMDMVTITDHNTIDGALEIAHLPGTFISEEITTYFPEDKCKLHVLAYHISESQHDDIQRCRENLFDLVPYLREQGIVHVLAHPLFAVNDRLTPAHFEQALLLFDVFEENGTRDARQNKTLRDIITKLTPMDIERMSNTYGIKPHGDVPWEKGLTGGSDDHSSLNIARMYTRFTGGPCINSVLDGVVNHTCAPAGTPATPRTMAHNLYGIGYQFYCSRTGNMRPEVSEHLCFRFLKSILAPGEEKKPTLSSFFQRLIGRGKATLHREYGPSDSVQELLLKEAGDIIAHDPTLMRIAQGNVNDVVELEKEWARFVSLAANRVLSEFADRTLNSVLGANLFDVFHSIGSAGSLYALLAPYFVGYDLFSSERSFSRECMARFQHKKSSRTGDDLKIAHFTDTFDEINGVARTIRQQLKMVARHGKDMTVITCGANADVPGAVSFTPVGRFSVPEYPEITLSYPPFLEMLTHCFEQEYDCILAATPGPVGLAALAISRILKLPFHGTYHTAFPEYVGAFTEDAALEDGCWRYVSWFYNQMQVIYAPSEATKFELADKGIDPEKIVTYPRGVDTDRFHPDKRNGFFNQFDVGSRTKLLYVGRVSREKGLDVLAESFRKAVKMRDGLQLIVVGDGPYLKEMQRILRGMPVTFTGVLKGEPLAQAYASADLFVFPSATDTFGNVVLEAQSSGLPVIVTDKGGPAENVLPNETGLIVPADNPDSLLRAIIHMVDTPERIEYMRLKARAHVEKRTFDATFLKTWEIFGSHVAA, encoded by the coding sequence ATGGCTGGCTTTAAGTTTTCCGTGGACATGCATGTTCATTCCAAATTTTCCACCCGTCCGTCGCAATGGATTTTGCAAAAGATCGGGTGCCCGGAAAGTTTCACCGAACCACTTGATTTGTACAACATTGCCCGCGCTCGTGGCATGGATATGGTCACGATCACTGATCATAACACCATTGATGGTGCGCTGGAGATAGCCCATTTGCCGGGGACATTTATTTCTGAGGAGATCACGACATATTTCCCGGAAGACAAGTGCAAGCTTCACGTGCTTGCTTATCATATATCCGAGTCGCAGCATGACGACATTCAACGATGCCGTGAGAATCTGTTCGATCTTGTTCCCTACCTACGGGAACAGGGCATCGTCCATGTCCTGGCGCACCCGCTTTTTGCCGTCAACGACCGCCTGACGCCTGCCCATTTTGAGCAGGCGTTGCTGCTTTTTGACGTGTTTGAGGAAAATGGTACCCGCGACGCTCGGCAGAACAAGACGCTCCGGGATATCATCACCAAGCTGACGCCTATGGATATCGAGCGCATGTCAAACACCTACGGCATCAAGCCTCATGGAGATGTCCCGTGGGAAAAAGGGCTGACCGGCGGGTCCGATGATCACAGCTCGCTCAACATTGCGCGCATGTATACCCGGTTTACGGGTGGCCCGTGCATCAACAGTGTTTTGGACGGTGTGGTGAATCACACGTGCGCACCCGCAGGTACTCCGGCCACACCCCGCACCATGGCGCATAATCTGTACGGCATCGGCTATCAGTTCTATTGTTCACGCACGGGGAACATGCGTCCTGAGGTGTCGGAACATCTGTGCTTTCGATTTCTCAAGTCGATACTGGCCCCGGGTGAGGAAAAGAAGCCGACGCTTTCCAGTTTTTTTCAGCGACTCATCGGGCGAGGCAAGGCTACTTTGCATAGAGAATACGGCCCGAGCGACTCCGTGCAGGAGCTGTTGCTCAAGGAAGCCGGGGATATTATCGCCCACGACCCTACGTTGATGCGTATTGCACAGGGCAATGTCAACGATGTGGTTGAGCTGGAAAAGGAATGGGCGCGATTTGTTTCACTTGCGGCCAACCGGGTTCTTTCCGAATTTGCGGATCGGACGCTGAACTCGGTGCTTGGCGCGAATCTGTTTGATGTTTTTCATTCCATTGGATCGGCGGGGTCGCTCTATGCCCTGCTTGCTCCATATTTTGTCGGGTATGATCTTTTCTCCTCGGAACGTAGTTTTTCTCGGGAATGCATGGCCCGGTTTCAGCATAAAAAGAGTTCTCGAACCGGCGATGATCTTAAAATAGCACATTTTACGGATACCTTTGACGAGATCAATGGCGTGGCCCGGACCATTCGACAACAGCTCAAAATGGTGGCCCGTCACGGCAAGGATATGACCGTGATAACCTGCGGAGCCAATGCGGATGTTCCCGGTGCGGTCAGCTTTACTCCAGTAGGGCGGTTTTCTGTTCCTGAATACCCGGAAATAACGCTTTCCTATCCACCGTTTCTGGAAATGCTGACGCATTGTTTCGAGCAGGAGTACGATTGCATTTTGGCGGCAACTCCCGGTCCGGTCGGTTTGGCGGCTCTTGCCATATCTAGGATATTGAAGCTTCCGTTTCACGGCACATATCACACGGCCTTTCCTGAATACGTGGGAGCGTTCACCGAAGACGCGGCCTTGGAAGACGGATGTTGGCGGTATGTGAGTTGGTTTTACAACCAGATGCAGGTCATTTATGCGCCGTCCGAGGCGACCAAGTTCGAGTTGGCCGACAAGGGAATCGACCCGGAAAAAATCGTAACTTACCCACGCGGTGTGGACACAGATCGTTTTCACCCGGATAAGCGTAACGGCTTTTTCAATCAGTTTGATGTGGGTAGTCGGACCAAGCTTTTGTACGTGGGGCGCGTGTCCCGCGAAAAGGGATTGGATGTGCTTGCCGAGAGTTTCAGGAAGGCCGTGAAGATGCGGGATGGATTACAGCTTATCGTGGTGGGTGACGGTCCCTATCTTAAGGAGATGCAACGTATACTCCGGGGCATGCCAGTGACGTTTACCGGTGTGCTCAAGGGAGAACCGCTTGCACAGGCCTATGCCTCGGCTGACCTATTCGTTTTTCCTTCGGCCACGGATACTTTCGGTAATGTGGTGCTGGAAGCCCAATCTTCAGGCCTGCCCGTTATTGTCACGGATAAGGGAGGTCCGGCAGAAAACGTCCTGCCCAATGAAACCGGCCTCATTGTCCCAGCCGACAACCCCGATTCACTGCTCCGGGCCATCATCCACATGGTCGACACCCCGGAGCGCATCGAATACATGCGCCTCAAAGCCCGCGCCCACGTGGAAAAGCGCACCTTCGACGCCACCTTCCTCAAAACCTGGGAAATTTTTGGATCACACGTCGCCGCCTGA
- a CDS encoding RHS repeat domain-containing protein, with translation MLYDDHMKDRFCRFTYNPQTSEYERNWIQYADNTFEPVRRVGNLKKKFEAQRTNFNWWTVKKPAQWRPKHEGHDFSWNHTLGEETKPKNWGNKSKRERKAGATPYFLQLDLNDAHRIESRTERINDRRETWEFEYDDAGRLTSVIGDTGWCEDFEYDDKGRRKADYAVGREPFMRSYQYTDDDRLLAVDTLQFEHDALGFRSAKINGESVTRYKYSKDYRLLGVLLPDGREITFDHDKHGRRQARYVNGTLDEAYQWKNFIRLDRFKDEVNDWQFHYDKEERIPYKATVNGTDYTLYYDQVGSLKAVVSPTGNVVKAIQYGPFGNILWDSNPTLRVPIGFAGGVHDPDTGFVRFGWRDYDPDTARWTAQDPIGDAGGDADWYGYCLDDPVNMFDPMGLYGKGNSFSTGRAAADRAGHIARDGKIDAWDTPSIAGPNTGNEWHAQSKDVSRKAAVAMRAKLEHDKMEKAQKAEAVAEQAAQEADAKAEAEARKQRTEVAVAAHLKAHQDKLNNMLSEIDTPKENVLSDKTGGNPVKTGISDATPKNNVVHEDKSPEQSPARPSPKDKGGLMSKATRIQQAAMRTKREQEAVKNYEESDASRGWNGFSEQASTRSTPQDVEALKTEEKKNGVHTSQIYTGPREYSYEYMNKARKRIGTGIGKAFSSLFNSFVTNDDFRNWTLGTIGFGLAPAAVVASSPGVITATATGLTNPVTAQKIGDFVTGAFDPSPPQTAYEGLGYAVKEACDTITK, from the coding sequence ATGCTTTATGATGATCACATGAAGGATCGATTTTGTCGTTTTACTTACAATCCGCAGACCAGCGAATACGAACGCAACTGGATTCAATATGCGGACAACACTTTCGAACCCGTGCGCCGGGTCGGCAACTTGAAAAAGAAATTTGAAGCCCAACGCACCAATTTTAACTGGTGGACTGTCAAAAAGCCCGCCCAATGGCGTCCGAAGCACGAGGGTCACGATTTCTCTTGGAACCACACACTCGGCGAAGAAACAAAACCGAAAAATTGGGGCAACAAATCCAAACGGGAACGCAAGGCCGGAGCCACCCCATATTTTCTGCAACTCGACCTGAACGACGCCCACCGGATCGAATCCCGCACCGAACGCATCAATGATCGCCGCGAAACATGGGAATTCGAATATGACGATGCGGGCCGTCTGACCTCGGTCATTGGCGACACGGGCTGGTGTGAAGACTTCGAATATGACGACAAAGGCCGCAGAAAGGCTGATTATGCCGTTGGCCGCGAGCCGTTCATGCGCTCCTACCAATACACGGATGACGACCGGTTGCTGGCCGTTGATACTCTTCAATTCGAACATGACGCACTCGGCTTCCGATCTGCCAAGATCAATGGAGAGTCTGTCACCCGCTACAAGTACAGCAAAGATTACCGACTTCTTGGCGTTCTTCTGCCGGATGGCCGGGAAATCACCTTTGACCATGATAAACACGGCAGGCGGCAAGCCCGGTACGTCAACGGCACGCTGGACGAAGCGTATCAATGGAAAAACTTCATCCGTCTGGACCGCTTCAAGGACGAGGTCAACGACTGGCAGTTCCATTACGATAAAGAGGAGCGCATTCCATACAAGGCCACGGTCAACGGCACAGATTACACCTTATATTACGATCAGGTAGGCTCACTCAAAGCGGTTGTCTCACCAACCGGGAATGTGGTAAAGGCCATTCAATACGGACCGTTCGGCAACATCCTGTGGGATTCGAATCCAACCTTGCGCGTCCCCATCGGCTTTGCTGGCGGCGTCCACGACCCGGATACTGGCTTCGTCCGATTCGGCTGGCGCGACTATGATCCCGACACGGCCCGCTGGACCGCTCAGGATCCCATCGGCGACGCTGGCGGAGATGCTGACTGGTACGGGTATTGTTTGGATGATCCGGTGAATATGTTTGATCCAATGGGATTATATGGAAAAGGAAACAGCTTTAGCACAGGAAGAGCTGCAGCCGACAGGGCAGGACACATTGCCCGTGATGGTAAAATTGATGCATGGGATACGCCTTCTATTGCAGGTCCAAACACCGGCAACGAATGGCATGCTCAATCCAAGGACGTTTCGAGAAAAGCCGCTGTTGCCATGAGAGCAAAACTTGAACACGACAAGATGGAAAAGGCTCAAAAAGCAGAGGCCGTTGCAGAACAGGCTGCACAGGAAGCCGACGCCAAGGCTGAGGCCGAAGCCAGAAAACAAAGAACTGAAGTCGCAGTCGCAGCACATTTGAAAGCACATCAGGACAAATTAAACAATATGTTGAGTGAAATAGACACCCCGAAAGAGAATGTCCTGAGCGATAAAACGGGAGGAAACCCCGTCAAGACAGGTATTTCTGACGCGACGCCCAAAAATAATGTCGTACACGAAGACAAAAGTCCCGAACAAAGCCCTGCACGCCCCAGCCCAAAAGACAAAGGCGGTCTGATGAGCAAAGCCACCAGAATCCAACAGGCGGCCATGCGAACAAAACGGGAACAGGAAGCTGTTAAGAATTATGAGGAAAGTGATGCAAGTCGAGGCTGGAATGGATTTTCCGAACAGGCGTCAACGAGAAGCACACCTCAGGACGTAGAGGCTTTAAAAACCGAAGAAAAGAAAAACGGTGTTCACACCAGTCAAATATACACCGGCCCGAGAGAATACAGTTATGAATACATGAACAAAGCAAGGAAAAGGATCGGCACAGGTATAGGCAAAGCCTTTTCTTCATTATTTAATTCGTTCGTTACTAATGATGATTTCAGGAACTGGACATTAGGAACCATCGGATTCGGACTTGCCCCTGCGGCAGTTGTCGCCAGCTCGCCGGGAGTCATCACGGCTACGGCAACGGGACTCACAAACCCTGTGACTGCGCAAAAAATTGGTGATTTTGTGACAGGAGCATTCGACCCATCTCCGCCCCAAACCGCATATGAAGGATTGGGGTATGCAGTAAAAGAAGCATGTGACACAATAACAAAATAG
- a CDS encoding TlpA family protein disulfide reductase: MNIFRRIIVVLALSLALVACSNESGTEANTGQAEEAAAPELMAKPSTGKYPYMGVAELDKYLADNTGKPTMLFFWATWCPSCKQEIPELEQLNTTHGDSVNIIALSVDERVEDLDRFFSKGDINLPVYWGDQAIAAKYKVEAIPTMVIFDKSGKQIFAQAGVFPHSMLVAMVKKLTEQ, encoded by the coding sequence ATGAATATATTTCGTCGGATTATAGTCGTTTTGGCTTTGTCATTGGCTTTAGTCGCCTGTTCAAATGAATCCGGGACCGAGGCCAATACCGGACAGGCCGAAGAGGCCGCCGCGCCTGAACTGATGGCCAAGCCATCGACCGGGAAGTACCCGTATATGGGTGTGGCTGAGTTGGACAAGTATCTTGCTGACAATACGGGCAAGCCGACAATGCTGTTTTTTTGGGCCACATGGTGTCCTTCCTGCAAACAGGAAATTCCTGAATTGGAACAGTTGAATACGACCCATGGAGACTCGGTGAATATCATCGCCCTGTCCGTGGATGAACGGGTGGAAGATCTGGACAGATTCTTCAGCAAGGGCGATATCAATCTGCCCGTGTACTGGGGTGATCAGGCCATTGCCGCCAAGTATAAGGTAGAGGCCATCCCCACGATGGTCATTTTCGACAAGAGTGGAAAGCAGATTTTCGCTCAGGCCGGAGTTTTTCCACATTCCATGCTTGTTGCCATGGTGAAAAAGTTGACAGAGCAGTAG
- a CDS encoding N-acetyltransferase, producing the protein MIRKARIDDVKAIHGLLMHTDEHDALVLPRSFSQLYSHLRDFVVAVDDDDKVIGCCALSLIWENLAEIRSLVVLPAHRGKQLGRQLVETCLRESVTLGILKVYTLTEETSFFAHLGFVEEGMESLNQKIFIDCLNCPRFPDHCNEVAMIINL; encoded by the coding sequence ATGATTCGCAAAGCACGCATTGATGACGTTAAGGCTATTCACGGTTTGCTCATGCACACCGATGAACATGATGCATTGGTTCTTCCCCGTTCGTTCAGTCAGTTGTATTCGCACCTGCGCGACTTCGTGGTTGCCGTGGACGATGACGACAAGGTCATCGGTTGTTGCGCTCTGAGTTTGATCTGGGAAAATCTCGCAGAAATTCGTTCTCTGGTGGTGCTTCCGGCGCATCGTGGCAAACAATTGGGCCGCCAACTGGTGGAAACCTGCCTGAGAGAGTCCGTGACACTGGGTATTTTGAAAGTATACACGTTGACCGAGGAAACGAGTTTCTTCGCTCATCTCGGCTTTGTCGAGGAGGGCATGGAGAGCTTGAACCAGAAGATATTTATTGATTGTCTCAACTGTCCGAGATTTCCGGACCATTGCAACGAAGTTGCCATGATTATAAACCTTTAA
- the hpt gene encoding hypoxanthine phosphoribosyltransferase, giving the protein MPHKLTPFIPAEKIADRVKVMGREITDSYESDGPLVCICVLKGAFLFFADIIRKIDREIEVDFVRLASYGTATSRSEDIVFSKDLEVSIEGKDVLVIEDIVDTGHSMDFLLHVLRRRNPKSLKICALIDKHERREMDVSVDFPGFKLSDGFIVGYGLDYAERYRELDGIYELSTASDS; this is encoded by the coding sequence ATGCCACACAAATTGACACCGTTCATTCCCGCAGAAAAAATAGCTGATCGCGTTAAAGTCATGGGCCGTGAGATTACGGACTCCTATGAAAGCGATGGACCATTGGTCTGCATCTGCGTGCTCAAGGGCGCATTTTTGTTTTTTGCCGATATTATTCGAAAGATTGACCGCGAAATCGAGGTCGATTTCGTTCGTCTGGCCAGTTATGGAACGGCCACATCTCGGTCCGAGGACATTGTTTTTTCTAAAGACCTGGAAGTTTCCATCGAAGGAAAAGACGTGCTGGTCATCGAAGATATCGTGGATACCGGCCATTCCATGGATTTCCTTTTACACGTTTTACGGCGGAGAAATCCAAAGAGTTTGAAAATTTGTGCACTTATTGATAAGCATGAGCGACGGGAAATGGACGTCTCCGTCGATTTTCCCGGTTTCAAGTTGAGCGACGGATTTATCGTTGGCTACGGTCTGGACTATGCTGAACGATACAGGGAGCTTGACGGAATTTATGAATTGTCCACGGCTTCCGATAGTTAA
- a CDS encoding DUF3426 domain-containing protein, whose product MIVTCPNCETRYNLPDDKVPAGGTKVKCSKCAQVFKAEHPPVTPEEEVEALLEEEGQGGDTQAGDEFDETFEDVAAGVPSEETPVEPPADEPQEPSAPAVDPADEVVEEDLPDTDDLFDDAEEEMPDPDEGAAPSALESDDLGDDLFADIDEDEDSSGLFEDEEDDEDTDSDDLFADDDDDEEDEDEDDAESGSVFDDSLSIDEVPQKKDGKSIGCLIILLVLALGLGGAIYFKAWTYIGVDLGDMFKNVPFVGQLFMEETGGDQEAAPGESPAERVRKIELKNVKQYYVPNEKVGNLFVVEGKAINKFSSPKERIKVEVILYDATNNILTSQAFLCGNVLSQFQLQVQTKKEIQDGLSSDVGILSNNTFIRPEASTPFMAVFFEPPEGVKEFMVKVVDVGDPE is encoded by the coding sequence ATGATCGTCACCTGCCCGAATTGCGAGACCCGTTACAATCTGCCCGACGACAAAGTTCCTGCGGGTGGAACTAAGGTCAAATGCTCCAAGTGCGCGCAAGTGTTCAAGGCCGAACATCCTCCGGTAACGCCTGAAGAGGAAGTGGAAGCCCTCCTTGAAGAAGAAGGGCAGGGTGGAGACACCCAAGCCGGAGACGAGTTCGACGAAACTTTTGAAGATGTGGCCGCCGGTGTTCCTTCTGAAGAAACACCTGTCGAGCCGCCCGCAGACGAGCCGCAAGAGCCTTCGGCACCGGCTGTTGATCCTGCTGACGAAGTGGTGGAAGAGGATTTGCCGGATACCGACGACCTCTTTGACGATGCAGAAGAAGAGATGCCAGACCCGGATGAAGGGGCAGCACCGTCAGCTTTGGAATCAGATGATCTCGGAGACGACCTCTTTGCGGATATTGACGAAGACGAGGACTCGAGCGGGTTGTTTGAAGACGAAGAAGATGATGAAGATACCGACTCGGACGATCTTTTCGCTGATGACGACGATGACGAAGAGGATGAAGACGAGGACGATGCAGAGTCGGGCAGTGTCTTTGACGATTCCCTTTCCATTGACGAAGTACCTCAGAAAAAGGACGGCAAATCAATTGGTTGCCTGATTATCCTGTTGGTGCTCGCTCTCGGTTTAGGCGGAGCCATCTATTTCAAGGCATGGACATATATCGGTGTTGATTTGGGCGATATGTTCAAGAATGTCCCGTTTGTCGGTCAGTTGTTCATGGAGGAAACCGGTGGCGATCAGGAAGCTGCCCCCGGCGAATCCCCGGCAGAACGTGTCCGCAAGATCGAATTGAAAAATGTTAAACAGTACTACGTTCCGAATGAAAAAGTGGGTAATCTGTTTGTGGTCGAGGGGAAGGCTATCAACAAGTTTTCCTCTCCCAAAGAGCGGATTAAAGTTGAAGTCATTTTGTACGACGCGACTAATAATATTTTGACTTCCCAAGCGTTCCTGTGCGGTAACGTGCTTTCGCAATTCCAGCTTCAGGTTCAGACAAAGAAGGAAATTCAGGATGGTCTGTCCAGTGATGTTGGTATTTTGTCCAACAACACTTTTATCCGGCCTGAAGCATCCACGCCGTTCATGGCAGTATTCTTTGAGCCGCCTGAGGGAGTGAAAGAGTTTATGGTCAAGGTCGTGGATGTCGGCGATCCTGAGTAA
- a CDS encoding AtpZ/AtpI family protein: MLFSKDDRLVRITQLGGTAGTMGLHIVSAIIVGLTIGYFLDDYFGTKPWLIMIFFLVGVISGFKMVFEDFRKLQRREEAKKASSLKQDGEKGAGRD, from the coding sequence ATGCTCTTTTCAAAAGACGATAGGTTGGTACGTATCACACAATTGGGTGGTACTGCCGGAACAATGGGATTACACATTGTGTCGGCCATCATCGTCGGGCTCACTATCGGGTACTTTCTTGATGATTATTTCGGGACCAAGCCTTGGTTGATAATGATCTTTTTTTTAGTAGGGGTCATTTCCGGGTTCAAGATGGTTTTCGAAGATTTCAGAAAGCTCCAGAGGCGTGAAGAGGCAAAAAAGGCAAGTTCTTTGAAACAGGACGGAGAAAAAGGTGCTGGACGCGATTAA
- a CDS encoding ATP synthase subunit I — MLDAINKRLERWLVKSGFPKPDVRIVVRNQIYVSLGTSLVIMLVTLLSRWSLAYSAGAIIALVNFWTLARVAQTLVYDEKRGPFLLFIIFMAKMTLSGLALWWLIGVERVPHWGLICGLGTVVVNITATGLHQLGKK, encoded by the coding sequence GTGCTGGACGCGATTAACAAAAGGCTTGAGCGATGGCTCGTCAAGAGTGGATTCCCTAAGCCGGACGTACGTATCGTTGTCCGCAATCAGATTTATGTGTCGCTGGGGACCTCTCTAGTGATCATGCTGGTAACACTTCTTTCCCGATGGTCTTTAGCATATTCGGCGGGGGCGATAATCGCCTTGGTCAACTTCTGGACGCTTGCCCGCGTGGCTCAGACGTTGGTGTACGACGAAAAGCGAGGACCGTTTTTACTGTTTATAATATTTATGGCAAAGATGACTCTGAGCGGGCTGGCCCTTTGGTGGCTGATAGGAGTCGAACGTGTTCCCCATTGGGGGTTGATTTGTGGCCTCGGGACTGTGGTGGTCAACATCACAGCGACCGGACTGCATCAGCTGGGGAAAAAATAG
- the atpB gene encoding F0F1 ATP synthase subunit A — MGFAGGLAHPLLYMDMLKSIGHWGASVEHWLGVESINHVLYMWLVMAIILSLGLLVRSRLQLVPGGLQNLFETIFGGLEDFVVSNVGEQGRQFMPLLCTIFIFILGMNWLGLIPGCDAPTANINTPAAMAIIVFCFYQFVGIKKWGFGYIKHFMGPVPALAPLMLILEPVSHLARPLSLTLRLFGNIRGEEIVLILMFMLAPLVGSLPMYFLFILAKTIQAFIFFMLTMLYLQGATEHAH; from the coding sequence ATGGGTTTTGCAGGTGGATTGGCACATCCTCTCTTATATATGGATATGCTCAAAAGCATCGGTCATTGGGGCGCCAGCGTAGAACATTGGCTCGGCGTCGAAAGCATCAACCATGTTTTGTACATGTGGTTGGTTATGGCTATCATTCTTTCTCTCGGTTTGCTTGTTCGCAGCCGTTTGCAGTTGGTTCCCGGCGGTCTTCAGAATCTCTTTGAGACCATATTCGGCGGCTTGGAAGACTTTGTTGTCTCCAACGTTGGCGAACAGGGCCGTCAGTTTATGCCGCTGCTGTGCACCATTTTCATCTTTATTCTGGGTATGAACTGGCTCGGTCTTATTCCGGGTTGTGATGCTCCGACCGCAAACATTAACACGCCTGCCGCCATGGCAATCATCGTGTTCTGTTTTTACCAATTCGTTGGTATAAAAAAATGGGGCTTTGGTTACATTAAGCACTTCATGGGTCCGGTACCTGCCCTGGCACCGCTCATGCTCATCCTCGAGCCGGTTTCTCACCTCGCTCGTCCTCTTAGCCTGACGCTTCGTCTCTTCGGTAATATCCGCGGTGAGGAAATCGTCCTGATCCTGATGTTCATGCTGGCACCCCTCGTTGGTTCTCTGCCCATGTACTTCCTGTTCATTTTGGCTAAGACCATTCAGGCATTCATCTTCTTCATGCTGACGATGCTTTACCTGCAAGGTGCTACTGAGCACGCTCATTAA
- a CDS encoding ATP synthase F0 subunit C, whose protein sequence is MKIAKILFTTMAMVLVASTAFAAGDPAVMSAKAYATAIGMGIAAGLCGIGQGMGVKGCCEGIARNPEAGGQLSTTLILGLAFIESLAIYALVVNLILLFVV, encoded by the coding sequence ATGAAAATCGCTAAAATTCTGTTCACCACCATGGCTATGGTTCTGGTTGCTTCCACCGCTTTCGCTGCTGGCGATCCTGCTGTCATGTCCGCTAAAGCATACGCCACTGCCATCGGCATGGGCATCGCTGCTGGTCTCTGCGGAATCGGTCAGGGCATGGGCGTCAAGGGTTGCTGCGAAGGTATCGCTCGTAACCCCGAAGCTGGCGGACAGCTGTCCACCACTCTGATTCTTGGCCTGGCATTCATCGAATCCTTGGCTATTTACGCCTTGGTTGTTAACCTGATCCTGCTCTTCGTCGTCTAG
- a CDS encoding redox-sensing transcriptional repressor Rex gives MKSEHIPKATIGRLAVYIQVLENLLRDGNEVISSEKLARACSVNSSQIRKDLAYFGEFGVRGVGYYVQELITSIKQSLGIDRLWKCALIGVGNMGSALLRHHDFERRGFKICAAFDCDPDKIGLEFEGMEIVCPTHLKEQAPELNLEIGIIATPPDRAQRAANHLVDANIRGIINFAPSRINVPKHIPVEYVDFFDHLYGIAFQITLGSD, from the coding sequence ATGAAAAGCGAACATATCCCAAAAGCGACTATCGGCAGGTTGGCCGTCTATATTCAGGTTCTTGAGAACTTGTTGCGTGACGGTAATGAAGTTATCTCTTCCGAGAAACTGGCGCGAGCCTGTTCAGTCAACTCGTCACAAATCAGAAAAGACCTTGCCTATTTTGGCGAGTTCGGCGTGCGTGGCGTTGGGTACTACGTTCAAGAGCTGATTACTTCGATCAAGCAGTCGCTTGGTATTGACCGGCTGTGGAAATGCGCACTCATCGGCGTTGGTAATATGGGCAGTGCCCTCCTTCGTCATCACGATTTCGAGCGACGTGGATTCAAGATCTGCGCAGCCTTTGACTGCGACCCTGACAAGATCGGGTTGGAGTTTGAGGGAATGGAGATTGTGTGCCCCACGCATCTTAAGGAACAGGCTCCTGAGCTGAACCTTGAAATTGGTATTATTGCCACTCCTCCGGACCGCGCTCAGCGTGCGGCCAACCATCTTGTGGATGCCAATATTCGGGGAATCATCAATTTCGCGCCTTCACGTATTAACGTTCCTAAGCATATTCCTGTTGAGTATGTTGATTTCTTCGATCATCTCTACGGAATTGCCTTTCAGATCACTCTCGGTAGCGATTAG